Proteins encoded in a region of the Triticum dicoccoides isolate Atlit2015 ecotype Zavitan chromosome 3A, WEW_v2.0, whole genome shotgun sequence genome:
- the LOC119272375 gene encoding putative F-box/FBD/LRR-repeat protein At1g78840 encodes MAHWVDTLVAKGVQDLVFVNRPWPIDLRLPATLFSCASLTRLYLGVWTLPGTTAVPRGASFPNLRELGLCMTVMEDRALAFLLERSPVLEFLLIMWSQTGARLRLVSHSLRCLQLGYTHLKDIEVVDAPRLERLFLRNVSLPGTGKFTINSPSRIKIGGAPNLRVLGYIQPGQTELGISNTVIVAGSKENIVPSVQILAIDV; translated from the exons ATGGCGCACTGGGTCGACACCCTCGTCGCCAAGGGGGTCCAAGATCTCGTCTTTGTCAACCGCCCTTGGCCGATTGACCTGCGCCTCCCCGCCACGCTCTTCAGCTGCGCCTCCCTCACCCGCCTCTATCTCGGCGTCTGGACACTTCCAGGCACCACCGCCGTGCCGCGCGGCGCCAGCTTCCCAAATCTCCGGGAGCTCGGCCTCTGCATGACTGTCATGGAGGACCGTGCTCTGGCCTTCTTGCTCGAAAGAAGCCCCGTCCTGGAGTTCCTCCTCATCATGTGGAGCCAGACCGGAGCGCGCCTCCGACTCGTCAGCCACAGCCTGCGGTGTCTTCAGCTGGGCTATACCCACTTGAAGGACATCGAAGTGGTGGATGCCCCTCGCCTGGAGAGGCTCTTCCTGAGAAATGTATCCTTGCCTGGAACCGGCAAGTTCACCATAAACAGCCCTTCCAGGATCAAGATTGGCGGTGCACCCAACCTGCGTGTGCTGGGGTACATTCAGCCAGGACAGACAGAGCTGGGGATTAGCAACACCGTCATCGTG GCTGGGAGCAAGGAGAACATTGTCCCTAGTGTCCAGATTTTGGCCATAGACGTGTAG
- the LOC119272376 gene encoding 60S ribosomal protein L28-1-like, whose translation MTTVPGSLVWELVKKNNYFLIKQFGNNNAKVRFSKEPNNLYNVHSCKFSSLANSKTVAVQPSVGEDKAVVLSTTKTKKQNTPAKLQHKTLMHKEFRKMAKSVKNQEMD comes from the exons ATGACTACCGTTCCAGGGTCTCTGGTCTGGGAGCTCGTGAAGAAGAACAACTACTTCTTGATAAAACAGTtcggcaacaacaatgccaaggtgCGGTTCAGCAAGGAGCCCAACAACCTCTACAATGTCCACTCCTGCAAGTTCTCGA GCTTGGCGAACAGCAAGACCGTGGCGGTCCAGCCATCAGTGGGAGAGGACAAGGCTGTTGTCCTGTCCACGACCAAGACCAAGAAGCAGAACACCCCTGCCAAGCTCCAGCACAAGACTCTGATGCACAAGGAGTTCCGCAAGATGGCGAAATCTGTCAAGAATCAG GAAATGGACTGA